The segment CGGCATGAGACGGCGTTGAGCACGGCCTAGGACGTATTTAAGGGAGAGGTGCGACACCGAGCTGTCGCCCCCGCGGTAACAGCTCCTGTGTCGGCATCGGTCGCCCCTCGCTCCTGCTCAGTCCCTGCGGGCCGGCCGGCTCGTCCGGCGGCGTTGCTGCTTGGGCAGCTCGACCTCGGTGCGGATGTTGATCCGCACCGTGATCTCGGCGCCGCCGAGGACGGCGGAGCGGCCGAGCAGCACCTCGCCGCCGGTGCCCTCGGCGAGCTTGCGGACGATGTCCAGGCCGAGGCCGGTGGAGCCCTCGCCGCCGTGTCCGGCGCCGCGGCGGATGGCCTGGGCCGGGTCGGTGAAGCCTGGTCCGGCGTCGCCGACCAGGAGCACGACGGCGCCCTCGGTGGCGACCAGGTCGACGGCGAAGGCGGTGCCGACGGCGGTGTGCCGGAAGACGTTGCCGAGCAGCGCGTCGACGGCGGCGGCCAGGTCGCCGCGCTGCACCGGGACGGGCGCGGGCGCCTCGTCGCCGGCCAGCCGCCAGGGCCGTCCCTCGTCCTCGGCGAGCGCGGACCAGAAGGCGACCCGGTCGCGGAGCACCTCGACGGCGTCGCAGCCGAGGGCGACCGGTGGGGCGTCCTCGGGCTGGCGGCGGGCGGTGCGGATGATCTGGTCGACCTCGCGCTCCAGCTGGGAGACCGCGTGCCGGGTGGCGTCGGCGGCGTCGCCGTGGCCGAGTGCGGCGGCGTTGAGCCGGAGCACGGTGAGCGGGGTGCGCAGCCGGTGCGACAGGTCGGCGGCGAGCTCCCGTTCGGCGGCGAGCAGGTGGACGACCCGGTCGGCCATCGCGTTGAACGCGTAGGCGGCTTCCCGGAGCTCCTCGGGCGCGCCCGCCGCCTCCCGCCCCTCGACCGGGACCCGGACCGAGAGGTTGCCGGAGCCGAGCGAGCGGGCGGCGGTGGCGAGGCGGCGGGCGGAGCGGATGATCCGGGTGCCCATCCGGTCGGCGACCGCGACGGACACCGCGACCAGGGCGAGCGCGACGCCGGAGAGCACCAGCCAGGCGGTGCCGACGCCGCGCGACAGGTCGGCGTTCGGGATGAACACCTCGACCATGGCGATCCCGCCGCGGTCGACGGCGACCGGCTGGAGCAGCACGTAGCCGCCGGCCACCCGGGCGGTGCCGGAGTGGACGGTGGGGGTGACGCCCTGCGGGTCGGTGCTGGGCGGCGGCTGGTCGTTGTCGGTCCGGGCCGGGCCGACCGTGATGCCGCCGGGGAGGTGGACGGCGAGCCGCTCCCGGGTGCCGGCGTCGGTGGAGGCCATCGCCTTGGCGACGGCCTGCTGGTCGGTGGTGATGGCCAGGGCCGGGCCGAGCGCGGCGGCCTGCCGTTCGGCGGCGGTGAACGCCCGGTCGCGGGCGGTCTGCTGGACCATCAGGCCGAGCGGGATGAGGAACGCCAGCGCGACCATGACGGTGCCGGCGATGGCGGCCTTGACCATCGCCCAGCGCAGCGAGCGGAGGATGCGTTTCACGTCGTCACCCGACCGGTCCGCTGGGGGCTTCCAGGCGGACGCCGACGCCGCGCACGGTGTGCAGGTAGCGCGGGTTGGAGGCGGTCTCGCCGAGTTTGCGGCGCAGCCAGGACAGGTGGACGTCGATGGTCTGGTCCCCTCCGTAGGTCTGCCGCCACACCTCGGCGAGGATCTCCTTGCGCGGGACGACCACGCCGGGGCGGGCGGCGAGGAAGGCCAGCAGGTCGAACTCGCGTCGGGTGAGGTCGAGCCGCTGCCCGTCCAGCAGGGCCTCGCGGCGCTGCGGGTCGATGGCGAGGCCGCCGACCCGGAGGATCTGCGGGGCCATCAGCGCGCCGCCGCCCAGTCGGCGCA is part of the Kitasatospora setae KM-6054 genome and harbors:
- a CDS encoding sensor histidine kinase; this encodes MRWAMVKAAIAGTVMVALAFLIPLGLMVQQTARDRAFTAAERQAAALGPALAITTDQQAVAKAMASTDAGTRERLAVHLPGGITVGPARTDNDQPPPSTDPQGVTPTVHSGTARVAGGYVLLQPVAVDRGGIAMVEVFIPNADLSRGVGTAWLVLSGVALALVAVSVAVADRMGTRIIRSARRLATAARSLGSGNLSVRVPVEGREAAGAPEELREAAYAFNAMADRVVHLLAAERELAADLSHRLRTPLTVLRLNAAALGHGDAADATRHAVSQLEREVDQIIRTARRQPEDAPPVALGCDAVEVLRDRVAFWSALAEDEGRPWRLAGDEAPAPVPVQRGDLAAAVDALLGNVFRHTAVGTAFAVDLVATEGAVVLLVGDAGPGFTDPAQAIRRGAGHGGEGSTGLGLDIVRKLAEGTGGEVLLGRSAVLGGAEITVRINIRTEVELPKQQRRRTSRPARRD
- a CDS encoding response regulator transcription factor is translated as MATVLVVEDDPFVRSALIRHLADTGHAVRSVGTALEALREVAQVGCDLVVLDLGLPDLDGSEALKMIRGLTNVPVIISTARDDEAEIVRLLNDGADDYLVKPFSGEHLTARMAAVLRRLGGGALMAPQILRVGGLAIDPQRREALLDGQRLDLTRREFDLLAFLAARPGVVVPRKEILAEVWRQTYGGDQTIDVHLSWLRRKLGETASNPRYLHTVRGVGVRLEAPSGPVG